From a single Shewanella donghaensis genomic region:
- the typA gene encoding translational GTPase TypA, which yields MLENLRNIAIIAHVDHGKTTLVDKLLAQSGTIESRGEATERVMDSNDLEKERGITILAKNTAIKWNDYRINIVDTPGHADFGGEVERVLSMVDSVLLLVDAVDGPMPQTRFVTKKAFAQGLKPIVVINKIDRPGARPDWVIDQVFDLFDNLGATDEQLDFPIVYASALNGFATLDPDEITDNMTPLFQAIVEKVSSPDADSEGDFQMQISQIDYNSYVGVIGIGRIKRGSVKPNQQVTIVGADGKTRNGKMGKVLGYMGLDRHEVEEATAGDIVAITGLGELKISDTICAPTAVEALPPLSVDEPTLTMTFQVNTSPFAGKEGKYVTSRNILERLEQELIHNVALRVEETESPDRFRVSGRGELHLGILIENMRREGYELAVSRPEVIVKEIDGEMCEPFETLTVDVEEEHQGAVIEKLGIRKGDMKDMQLDGKGRVRIDFIIPSRGLIGFQTDFMTATSGSGLIYHSFDHYGPVKGGDIGQRARGVLISNATGKALTFALFNLQERGRLFIGHAAEVYEGQVVGLHARANDLTVNCLKGKQLTNMRASGTDEAQVLTPPIDMTLEQALEFIDDDELVEVTPLSIRVRKRFLTENERKRHNRK from the coding sequence GTGCTAGAGAATTTACGTAACATCGCCATTATTGCTCACGTCGACCATGGCAAAACGACCTTGGTAGACAAGCTTTTGGCACAGTCAGGCACAATTGAAAGCCGAGGCGAAGCCACAGAACGTGTAATGGATTCTAACGATCTTGAAAAAGAACGTGGTATCACCATTCTGGCTAAAAATACCGCCATCAAATGGAACGACTACCGTATTAATATCGTAGACACTCCTGGTCACGCCGATTTCGGTGGTGAAGTTGAACGTGTTCTATCTATGGTAGATTCAGTATTACTATTAGTAGATGCAGTTGACGGCCCAATGCCGCAAACTCGCTTCGTAACTAAAAAAGCGTTCGCTCAAGGCCTTAAGCCAATCGTTGTTATTAACAAGATTGACCGTCCTGGCGCACGTCCTGATTGGGTTATCGACCAAGTATTCGACTTATTCGACAACTTAGGCGCAACTGACGAACAGTTAGATTTCCCTATCGTATATGCTTCTGCATTAAATGGTTTTGCGACTCTTGATCCAGACGAAATTACTGACAACATGACACCTTTGTTCCAAGCAATCGTTGAGAAGGTTTCTTCTCCTGATGCTGATTCAGAAGGTGATTTCCAAATGCAGATTTCTCAAATCGATTACAACTCATACGTGGGTGTTATCGGTATTGGTCGTATTAAGCGTGGTAGCGTTAAACCTAACCAACAAGTGACTATTGTTGGTGCTGATGGTAAGACTCGTAACGGTAAAATGGGCAAAGTATTAGGTTACATGGGCCTTGACCGTCACGAAGTTGAAGAAGCTACTGCTGGCGACATCGTTGCTATTACAGGTTTAGGTGAACTGAAAATTTCAGACACTATCTGTGCACCAACAGCTGTAGAGGCTTTACCACCACTTTCTGTTGATGAACCAACGCTAACAATGACTTTCCAAGTAAACACTTCTCCGTTTGCTGGTAAAGAAGGTAAGTATGTTACTTCACGTAATATCCTTGAGCGTTTAGAGCAAGAGCTTATTCATAACGTTGCATTACGTGTTGAAGAAACTGAATCTCCAGATCGTTTCCGTGTTTCAGGCCGTGGTGAATTACACCTAGGTATCTTAATCGAGAACATGCGTCGTGAAGGTTACGAGTTAGCTGTTTCACGTCCAGAAGTAATCGTTAAAGAAATTGACGGTGAAATGTGCGAGCCATTTGAAACACTTACCGTTGATGTTGAAGAAGAACATCAAGGCGCTGTGATTGAAAAATTAGGCATACGTAAAGGCGACATGAAAGACATGCAGTTAGATGGTAAAGGTCGCGTACGTATCGACTTTATCATTCCTAGCCGTGGCTTAATCGGTTTCCAAACTGACTTCATGACAGCTACATCTGGTAGTGGTCTTATTTACCATTCATTCGACCATTACGGTCCAGTGAAAGGCGGCGATATTGGTCAACGTGCACGTGGTGTATTGATTTCAAACGCTACAGGTAAAGCACTGACTTTCGCATTGTTTAACTTACAAGAACGTGGTCGCCTATTTATCGGCCATGCTGCAGAAGTTTATGAAGGTCAAGTTGTTGGTCTACATGCTCGTGCAAACGACTTAACAGTTAACTGTTTGAAAGGTAAGCAACTTACTAACATGCGTGCATCTGGTACTGATGAAGCACAAGTGTTGACTCCTCCAATCGACATGACACTAGAGCAAGCGCTTGAGTTCATCGATGATGATGAGTTAGTAGAAGTAACACCTTTAAGCATTCGTGTACGTAAGCGTTTCTTAACTGAAAACGAACGTAAGCGTCATAACCGTAAGTAA
- the glnA gene encoding glutamate--ammonia ligase: MSAESVLTQLKELEVKFVDLRFTDTKGKEQHVSIPSHQVDEDFFEDGKMFDGSSITGWKGINESDMVLMPDASTFVLDPFTEETTALIRCDILEPGTMTGYNRDPRSIAKKAEEYLTSTGIADTVLIGPEPEFFLFDDVKFGADMSGCFAKVDAKEAAWNSGTSYEDGNTGHRPFVKGGYFPVAPVDSSQDLRSAMCLVLEEMGQVVEAHHHEVATAGQNEIATRFNTLTAKADEVQILKYVVHNMAHAYGKTATFMPKPVMGDNGSGMHVHQSLAKDGVNLFAGDKYAGLSEMALYYIGGIIKHAKALNAFTNPSTNSYKRLVPHFEAPVMLAYSARNRSASIRIPVVPSPKGRRIETRFPDPHANPYLGFAALLMAGLDGIQNKIHPGEAMDKDLYDLPAEEAAEIPQVATSLEDALANLDADREFLLKGEVFTNDFIDSYIAIKQGEAERVARTTHPVEFELYYSL, from the coding sequence ATGTCAGCTGAATCTGTTTTAACGCAACTTAAAGAATTGGAAGTTAAGTTTGTTGATTTACGCTTTACCGATACAAAAGGTAAAGAGCAACACGTTTCTATCCCATCACATCAAGTTGATGAAGATTTTTTTGAAGACGGCAAAATGTTTGATGGCTCGTCTATTACTGGCTGGAAAGGCATTAACGAATCTGACATGGTACTTATGCCAGATGCGAGCACGTTTGTTCTTGATCCTTTCACTGAAGAAACTACTGCTCTTATTCGTTGTGATATTTTAGAGCCAGGCACAATGACTGGTTACAATCGTGACCCACGTTCTATTGCTAAGAAAGCAGAAGAATACTTAACGTCTACGGGTATTGCTGACACTGTATTAATTGGTCCAGAGCCAGAGTTCTTCTTATTTGATGATGTTAAGTTTGGTGCTGACATGTCAGGTTGTTTTGCTAAAGTTGATGCAAAAGAAGCTGCATGGAATTCAGGTACTAGCTATGAAGATGGTAACACTGGTCACCGTCCATTTGTTAAAGGTGGTTACTTTCCAGTAGCGCCAGTTGATTCATCTCAAGACTTACGTAGTGCTATGTGTTTAGTACTTGAAGAAATGGGTCAAGTTGTTGAAGCGCATCACCATGAAGTTGCAACAGCGGGTCAAAACGAAATCGCTACTCGCTTTAACACGCTAACTGCTAAAGCAGATGAAGTTCAAATTCTTAAGTATGTTGTGCATAACATGGCACACGCATACGGTAAAACAGCAACATTTATGCCTAAGCCTGTTATGGGTGATAACGGTAGTGGTATGCATGTTCACCAATCTTTAGCTAAAGATGGCGTTAACTTATTCGCAGGCGACAAGTACGCTGGTTTAAGTGAAATGGCTCTTTACTACATTGGTGGTATTATCAAGCATGCTAAAGCGTTGAATGCATTTACTAACCCAAGTACAAACTCTTACAAGCGTCTTGTTCCACATTTCGAAGCGCCTGTAATGCTTGCTTATTCTGCACGTAACCGTAGTGCTTCAATCCGCATCCCAGTGGTACCAAGCCCTAAAGGTCGTCGTATTGAAACTCGTTTCCCTGATCCACATGCAAACCCTTACTTAGGTTTTGCTGCGCTATTAATGGCAGGTCTAGACGGTATCCAAAATAAGATTCACCCAGGTGAAGCAATGGATAAAGATTTATACGACTTACCAGCAGAAGAAGCGGCTGAGATCCCACAAGTAGCCACTTCATTAGAAGATGCACTTGCAAACTTAGATGCGGACCGTGAATTCTTGCTTAAAGGTGAAGTCTTCACTAATGACTTTATCGATTCATACATTGCTATCAAGCAAGGTGAAGCAGAGCGTGTTGCACGTACTACTCACCCAGTTGAATTCGAACTTTATTATTCGTTATAA
- a CDS encoding carbohydrate-binding family V/XII produces MMIINGIGRCLQQVTLWVILILLPFSAIAVEWPQDVETKLGTLVVYQPQPESLDGNVLMSRAAMSFEVKGQEDPVFGAFWFSARIDTEDDKALVRNIEVTEVRWPSSTAEDQQTFTDTVTEALASSSFDISMARLSASLESAEQVKRSLDNIKNDAPEILFSSKLSVLLSYDGEPQFREIENSPYERILNTPFAVARNIETKKLYLSSGTFWYVADDAMGPWQVTLYPPEDLVAMVNTEEEPAKSTANAPHIIASDTPTELVATDGSPQWQSLIAGKLLYVSNTETPWVRETTSGDMYVLLSGRWFKSKKQAGPWAFVRADKLPESFKDIPPESDIGGLRVSVAGTDEANQAMLDAQIPQTAAIKRDEAKLEVEYDGEPKFEAVTGTAISYAVNTATQVLLIEQAYYAVDNGVWFTSTTAKGPWIVADNIPNEEIAKIPASSPVYNTTYVQVYDSTPEVVYVGYTPGYMWSYPYYGVPIYGTGYYYPPYWGRYYYPRPPTWGLHVGYNPWTGWNVGVSWSNGFYRAGVVWGGGYGYRRPCCGIYGGGYKRPVVINTGNINIGNSISVGNRTKISNRMSTNNIKGNRVGKTNLYNRPETRNRIASPALANKNLNKATHNKERRNDVFADRNGNVARDNKGSWENRSDGKWNNAPSTRDVTKPSSLNKPSKLNQSSFPSTRTRPATSTRQTTPTRQPTFNQPSNTNRSINRTRPSGGFDHQSLNRSRQARQSGVAREGRARGGR; encoded by the coding sequence ATGATGATCATTAATGGTATAGGTCGATGCCTACAACAAGTGACCCTGTGGGTTATCTTGATTTTACTGCCATTTTCAGCGATTGCAGTGGAATGGCCGCAAGATGTTGAAACCAAGCTGGGTACGCTAGTGGTTTATCAACCACAACCCGAATCCTTAGATGGAAACGTTTTAATGAGCCGTGCAGCTATGTCATTCGAAGTTAAAGGGCAAGAAGATCCTGTATTTGGTGCTTTTTGGTTTAGCGCCAGAATTGATACTGAAGACGATAAAGCTTTAGTGCGAAATATTGAAGTGACTGAAGTGCGTTGGCCGTCATCAACTGCTGAAGATCAACAAACATTTACCGATACTGTTACCGAGGCATTAGCAAGCTCTAGCTTTGATATTTCGATGGCGCGATTATCTGCTAGTCTTGAAAGTGCGGAGCAAGTTAAACGTAGCTTAGACAATATTAAAAATGATGCGCCGGAGATTTTATTTAGCAGCAAGTTGAGTGTGCTGCTTTCTTATGATGGCGAACCTCAGTTCCGAGAAATCGAAAACAGTCCTTACGAAAGGATTTTGAATACGCCTTTTGCAGTTGCTCGCAACATTGAAACTAAAAAGCTGTACTTAAGCAGTGGTACTTTTTGGTACGTGGCGGATGATGCTATGGGACCTTGGCAAGTAACGCTATATCCACCTGAAGATTTAGTGGCAATGGTCAACACTGAAGAGGAACCAGCCAAAAGTACTGCCAATGCGCCGCATATTATCGCCTCCGATACTCCAACCGAATTAGTCGCAACAGATGGTTCTCCTCAATGGCAGAGTCTTATTGCTGGTAAATTGCTGTATGTGAGTAATACAGAAACACCATGGGTAAGAGAGACCACTTCAGGTGATATGTATGTGCTGTTATCCGGTCGTTGGTTTAAATCGAAGAAACAGGCTGGACCTTGGGCTTTCGTCAGAGCTGACAAGCTGCCTGAAAGCTTTAAAGATATTCCACCAGAATCTGATATTGGTGGTTTAAGGGTGTCGGTAGCTGGGACTGATGAAGCCAATCAAGCCATGCTTGATGCACAAATTCCCCAAACCGCGGCAATCAAGCGTGATGAAGCCAAACTTGAAGTCGAATACGATGGTGAGCCTAAGTTCGAAGCGGTTACGGGTACGGCAATTTCGTATGCCGTAAACACAGCGACACAAGTGCTTTTGATCGAACAAGCTTACTACGCCGTTGACAATGGAGTGTGGTTTACATCAACAACCGCTAAAGGGCCTTGGATTGTTGCTGACAATATCCCTAATGAGGAAATCGCTAAGATCCCTGCAAGTTCACCCGTTTATAACACCACATATGTACAGGTTTATGATTCAACGCCTGAAGTTGTCTATGTAGGCTACACACCAGGTTATATGTGGTCATATCCTTATTACGGCGTGCCTATTTATGGAACGGGTTACTACTATCCACCTTATTGGGGGCGCTACTATTATCCTCGACCTCCAACCTGGGGCTTACATGTGGGTTATAACCCATGGACTGGATGGAATGTTGGCGTTAGTTGGAGTAATGGCTTTTACCGAGCTGGTGTAGTGTGGGGCGGAGGTTATGGTTACCGTCGTCCTTGTTGCGGTATTTACGGTGGCGGTTATAAACGTCCTGTGGTGATTAATACTGGCAATATTAATATTGGAAATAGTATCAGTGTAGGTAATCGAACTAAGATTTCTAATCGCATGAGTACCAACAATATTAAAGGTAACAGGGTGGGTAAAACCAACTTGTATAACCGCCCTGAAACCCGCAATCGTATTGCTAGCCCTGCGCTTGCGAATAAGAACCTTAATAAGGCGACTCATAACAAAGAACGTCGTAATGATGTTTTTGCCGATCGAAACGGTAACGTTGCCCGCGATAACAAAGGCAGCTGGGAAAACCGTAGTGATGGCAAGTGGAATAATGCACCGTCCACGAGAGATGTGACTAAGCCATCGAGTTTAAATAAGCCGTCTAAGCTCAATCAGAGTAGTTTCCCATCGACGAGAACTCGGCCTGCAACATCAACACGCCAAACTACACCCACAAGGCAACCTACTTTTAATCAGCCTAGTAACACCAATCGTTCTATCAATCGAACGCGTCCATCGGGCGGCTTTGATCATCAAAGTCTCAATCGTTCTAGACAAGCTCGTCAGTCGGGAGTGGCTAGAGAAGGTCGTGCAAGAGGGGGGCGATAA
- a CDS encoding dicarboxylate/amino acid:cation symporter, with translation MWNALSAYRSSIILLSALMLGGMLGFLVPEVAIKLKPIGQIFLNLLFMIIVPLVAVSVMSSIAKMTDLKKLGSILATIMGVSVLMAMIPAVGIVLLALAYDPAQGVTLELADTVEATGQMDFVSLLTTNDFVGLLSKSNILALIIMSVISGIAIGQSGEDGLKVSALLDSLNTVIMKIIAILMYAAPIGLGAYFAATMASQDAELMGTFARAVGIFLVATFLYLTVGSSFYAWIGGGVKGVRTFWANMLDPAVTALGTSSSLATLPVNIRAASKMGLNEQIAEISLPLLVNLNKGGAAMITALKIVFIYSLLGLEFTSDVFMLTILISILSAFVIGGVPGGAFLGEIFIVTTLGLPLEVIPILVVLGAITDAASTVINVVHDLTATQIIERINGKQYLSSAP, from the coding sequence ATGTGGAACGCTCTTAGCGCCTACCGCTCATCAATCATTTTACTTTCGGCACTCATGCTCGGTGGAATGCTAGGTTTTTTAGTGCCTGAAGTGGCAATAAAACTCAAACCCATAGGGCAAATTTTTCTTAATTTATTGTTCATGATTATAGTGCCGTTGGTGGCTGTCAGTGTTATGTCATCTATTGCCAAAATGACAGATCTCAAAAAGCTCGGTTCTATTTTGGCCACTATCATGGGAGTGTCAGTTCTCATGGCCATGATCCCTGCTGTCGGGATTGTGTTATTGGCATTGGCCTATGATCCTGCTCAGGGAGTCACACTCGAATTAGCTGACACTGTTGAAGCTACAGGTCAAATGGATTTTGTGAGCTTATTAACCACCAACGACTTTGTGGGATTGTTGTCAAAATCGAATATTCTCGCCCTGATTATTATGTCGGTAATTAGTGGTATAGCGATTGGTCAGTCAGGTGAGGATGGCCTTAAAGTGTCCGCTTTACTGGATAGTCTTAATACTGTGATTATGAAGATCATTGCCATTTTGATGTATGCCGCGCCAATTGGTTTAGGTGCATATTTTGCTGCAACGATGGCCAGTCAAGATGCTGAGCTTATGGGCACATTTGCTCGTGCTGTGGGGATCTTTCTGGTTGCGACATTCCTCTATTTAACCGTAGGGTCCAGTTTTTATGCCTGGATTGGTGGTGGAGTAAAAGGGGTTAGAACCTTTTGGGCAAATATGCTGGATCCGGCAGTAACTGCATTGGGTACCAGTTCTTCGTTAGCGACACTTCCCGTCAATATCCGCGCAGCGAGTAAAATGGGCTTAAATGAGCAAATTGCGGAAATAAGTTTACCGTTATTGGTTAACTTAAATAAAGGCGGCGCAGCAATGATCACCGCGCTTAAAATCGTGTTTATTTATTCGCTGTTGGGGCTCGAGTTTACCTCTGACGTATTCATGTTAACTATCTTGATTTCGATATTGTCAGCGTTTGTTATTGGTGGGGTTCCTGGGGGGGCCTTTTTAGGTGAAATCTTTATTGTGACGACCTTAGGTTTGCCACTAGAAGTGATTCCAATATTAGTGGTGCTAGGGGCTATCACTGATGCTGCTTCCACTGTTATAAACGTAGTCCATGATTTAACAGCGACACAAATCATCGAACGAATTAATGGCAAGCAATATTTATCCTCAGCGCCATAA
- a CDS encoding sensor domain-containing diguanylate cyclase, protein MKLPFRHLIFLVMTLISVIPISTLSLWSVNSALNNEFNMVHDKHLLLASNITKALNRYAVDALAIFTTVTNIGSEQVVDDELMQLLDVIDVVSVGVFDENGQRTAILFGPEASQPKSLTNPENPFNLSNLNHPHFTPIHKEGVVEPTLYMIRQTTDNRIWLATMHATYIEQLQSALVFGEKGHAAIVDKLGNVLAHPNKQWQAEAKNISKISIVQQMMAGETGVSQFYSPAVKADMIAGFDVVPTTGWGVMIPQPIAELEQRAFDVIQFTLLVGIISLVVCSLFSWWIVGLITRPIDILTNKTRGLTDIGEDETPRLYRGFHTAEFAKLFDSFRQMALEIRSGREELEYRVANRTADLAKAQAQALHLAHHDAVTGLANRMAIRNKIADLLQQQKYFSLLFIDLDGFKKVNDKYGHGVGDKLLKSLAERVNKHLFIDDILARYGGDEFIVLMPNIESIEPAKCAAEKVLQLLRKPVQIDNHSISISACIGLAIAKGEDKDTDSLIHRADTAMYNAKHQGKNQVCMYT, encoded by the coding sequence ATGAAGCTACCTTTTCGACACCTCATTTTTTTGGTGATGACACTTATTTCCGTCATTCCTATCAGTACACTTTCTTTGTGGTCGGTTAATTCAGCGTTAAACAATGAATTCAATATGGTTCACGACAAGCACTTGTTACTTGCCAGCAATATTACTAAAGCACTAAACCGATATGCTGTTGACGCTTTGGCTATTTTCACCACTGTAACCAATATCGGCAGTGAACAAGTTGTTGATGATGAATTGATGCAACTCTTAGACGTTATTGATGTGGTGTCTGTTGGGGTCTTTGACGAAAATGGACAACGGACTGCGATATTGTTTGGCCCTGAAGCCTCTCAGCCTAAGTCACTTACCAACCCAGAAAATCCATTTAATCTCTCTAATTTAAATCATCCTCATTTCACCCCGATTCATAAAGAGGGAGTGGTCGAGCCGACTCTTTACATGATTAGGCAAACCACAGATAACCGAATTTGGCTTGCCACCATGCATGCCACTTATATTGAACAATTGCAGTCAGCATTAGTCTTTGGTGAAAAAGGGCACGCAGCTATCGTTGATAAATTGGGCAATGTGTTAGCCCATCCCAATAAGCAGTGGCAAGCTGAAGCTAAAAATATCAGTAAGATAAGTATCGTGCAGCAAATGATGGCCGGTGAAACCGGTGTCAGTCAATTTTACTCTCCAGCAGTTAAGGCCGATATGATCGCAGGCTTCGATGTTGTGCCTACCACTGGCTGGGGAGTTATGATCCCGCAACCCATAGCTGAGCTTGAGCAGCGCGCTTTTGACGTTATTCAATTTACTTTGCTGGTGGGTATTATTTCATTAGTTGTATGTAGTTTGTTTAGTTGGTGGATTGTCGGACTTATAACACGTCCTATTGATATTTTAACCAACAAAACTCGCGGCTTAACAGATATTGGCGAAGATGAGACCCCCAGGCTATATCGGGGCTTTCATACTGCAGAGTTTGCCAAACTTTTTGATAGCTTTAGACAAATGGCACTGGAGATCCGCAGTGGGCGGGAAGAGTTAGAATATAGGGTGGCCAACAGAACCGCAGATCTTGCTAAGGCGCAAGCACAAGCGTTACATCTAGCTCATCATGATGCGGTTACTGGGCTTGCTAACAGGATGGCAATCAGAAATAAAATTGCTGATTTACTGCAACAACAAAAATATTTCTCATTATTGTTTATTGACCTTGATGGCTTCAAAAAGGTGAATGATAAGTATGGTCACGGTGTAGGAGATAAACTGCTTAAGAGTCTTGCTGAGCGAGTTAACAAACACCTTTTTATCGACGATATACTGGCTCGTTATGGCGGTGATGAGTTTATTGTTTTAATGCCTAATATAGAATCTATTGAACCCGCAAAATGTGCGGCTGAGAAAGTATTACAATTATTGAGAAAGCCGGTTCAGATTGATAACCACTCAATTTCTATCAGTGCTTGTATTGGTTTAGCTATTGCGAAAGGTGAAGATAAAGATACTGACAGCTTGATCCATCGTGCAGATACGGCAATGTACAATGCAAAACACCAAGGCAAGAATCAAGTTTGTATGTATACATAG
- a CDS encoding type II secretion system protein, whose amino-acid sequence MAILSRYARKSSYGFTLIELVVVIIILGILAVVAAPNFISLKEDAYSANMRGVSGAIGSAKELVHSACVIRADCDSTIPAGSSNLIIVQGASIRLAYGYPRDTEAGIARAINIVDGDDFELTRYTKAGRDGLRIRPAADYSVNDCEIRYSEPQSAIDLPLVESDLEGC is encoded by the coding sequence GTGGCAATATTATCAAGATACGCTAGAAAATCATCTTATGGCTTTACTTTAATAGAGCTTGTGGTGGTCATTATTATTCTCGGCATACTTGCAGTTGTTGCAGCGCCGAATTTTATTTCGTTAAAAGAAGATGCTTACAGTGCCAATATGCGTGGCGTATCGGGTGCAATTGGTAGCGCTAAAGAGTTGGTTCATTCAGCGTGTGTGATCCGTGCTGATTGTGATTCTACAATACCCGCTGGCAGCAGTAATTTGATTATTGTTCAAGGGGCAAGTATTAGGCTTGCCTATGGTTACCCTCGAGATACAGAAGCGGGTATTGCTAGAGCGATTAATATCGTTGATGGTGATGACTTTGAATTGACTCGATATACCAAAGCGGGTCGAGATGGTCTAAGAATTAGACCTGCTGCAGACTATTCCGTTAATGATTGCGAGATACGATATTCTGAACCGCAAAGCGCGATTGATTTACCTTTAGTTGAGTCTGATTTAGAAGGCTGTTAG
- a CDS encoding flagellar motor protein MotB, which translates to MAIQQEPVIITRRKRKKGVSAHGGAWKVAFADFTLAMMALFMVLWIMQVADQKERTLIVQYLKGDMYSSGPINPFDLSNSSSLIDLNGGLSIETSIMPSAGQGKNAIAIDKRHALGEQSSPSGEANKLNSLLPGEFETQIQLEVLAREIDQVITSMDMYANVDLQIVPQGIRILVHDNVEQFMFTRGSAEIQNYFEDLLLALGELLGQINNGLSISGHTDSLPFAGSTFTNWELSSKRALLARRILETGGMGYKQVVQVTGMADQSLYVLDDPGAAANRRIELLVLTKKAEDELRMMTGQQSRYTPNNAPISNKVDQAIKAAEDNTPRVRYSN; encoded by the coding sequence ATGGCTATTCAACAAGAACCGGTGATAATAACCCGCAGAAAACGTAAGAAAGGGGTAAGTGCACATGGCGGCGCTTGGAAAGTCGCCTTTGCTGATTTTACCTTAGCGATGATGGCACTATTTATGGTGCTGTGGATCATGCAAGTTGCTGATCAGAAAGAGCGAACTTTAATTGTTCAATATCTAAAGGGTGACATGTACTCATCAGGACCAATAAATCCATTTGATTTAAGTAATTCATCATCCTTGATTGACCTTAATGGTGGCTTATCGATTGAAACTTCTATTATGCCAAGCGCAGGGCAAGGAAAAAATGCCATTGCAATCGATAAACGTCATGCATTAGGCGAACAAAGTTCACCATCAGGTGAAGCTAATAAGCTTAACTCACTGCTGCCCGGAGAATTTGAAACTCAAATACAACTTGAAGTGCTAGCTCGTGAAATTGATCAAGTTATTACCAGTATGGACATGTATGCCAATGTAGATTTACAAATCGTCCCGCAAGGAATTCGAATTCTGGTACATGACAATGTCGAACAGTTTATGTTTACCCGTGGCAGTGCTGAAATACAAAATTATTTTGAAGATTTACTGCTCGCATTAGGTGAACTTCTTGGCCAAATCAATAATGGACTGAGTATTTCTGGCCATACAGATTCATTACCATTCGCAGGTTCGACTTTTACCAACTGGGAACTGTCAAGCAAGCGGGCATTGCTCGCCAGACGGATACTTGAAACGGGTGGAATGGGATATAAACAAGTGGTTCAAGTTACGGGGATGGCTGATCAATCACTTTATGTTTTAGATGATCCTGGGGCTGCAGCTAATCGACGAATTGAGTTGTTAGTGCTGACAAAAAAAGCAGAAGATGAGCTTCGCATGATGACGGGACAGCAAAGTCGGTATACCCCTAATAATGCACCGATTAGCAATAAAGTGGATCAAGCGATAAAAGCTGCTGAGGATAATACACCAAGAGTACGGTATTCAAACTAA